Genomic window (Gammaproteobacteria bacterium):
GGAAATTATCAAGTCAACGCCAATACTCCACCGACAGCCCCGGTCGCCCCGGCGGCCCCTGGTTCTGGCTTCGATTGCATAACGAACTTCACCGGCACCTCGGTGGCGAATACTTGCGGCCCAGCCGAGCTGGCTCAGGCGGATTTGTTCGAGTGGTACGCAAGCGTTGCGGGGCGCGCAGGCCCGCCGATAGTGCCTGCCCTGTTACCCGCCGGCGAAGCGACAATCGCTTGCGCCGACACTCCTTGCACGCGTGGCTCACTACACACCATTACCGTGCGCTGGGACGGCGACCGCACGGGGGCCGCAGGGCGGAACTGCCCACCACAGGACAATGACGACCTGCTTTGCGTGCGCATCGTTGTGCAGCTATGACGCGACACGGCGCGAGCCGCGACCAACACGGCTTTACCCTGGTCGAGATGATGATCGGGATGGTCCTCGGGCTGCTGCTGCTGGCGGGCGTGATCAATATCTTTCTGAGTGGTAGGCAAAGCTATCAAATGCAGGAGGGTTTCTCGCGCCTGCAGGAAAACGGCCGCTTCGCAATGGACGTCCTCGCGGTTAATCTGCGCCACGCGGGGTTCAAACCCAATGCGCTGGGCGTCGATGACTTCGCGTTTC
Coding sequences:
- the pilV gene encoding type IV pilus modification protein PilV — encoded protein: MITDGGENSAIARRMQSKGFTLIEVLVALAIVSIGLLAIAALQATGLRVNHGAYLRTQASYVAYDIADRMRANLAAAVAGNYQVNANTPPTAPVAPAAPGSGFDCITNFTGTSVANTCGPAELAQADLFEWYASVAGRAGPPIVPALLPAGEATIACADTPCTRGSLHTITVRWDGDRTGAAGRNCPPQDNDDLLCVRIVVQL